The Novipirellula caenicola genome includes a region encoding these proteins:
- a CDS encoding nuclear transport factor 2 family protein, with translation MSKPTDIRPPFTRETAVQKVRAAEDAWNSRHPERVSLAYSPTSQWRNRETFVEGRPQIVEFLRGKWDREQQYRLAKQLWSFTDNRIAVRFQYEYHDESGNWFRAYGNENWEFDHDGLMRRREASINDYAIKESDRKFHWPLGPRPADHPGLEEFVK, from the coding sequence ATGTCAAAACCAACTGACATTCGCCCCCCTTTCACTCGTGAAACGGCGGTGCAAAAAGTCCGAGCTGCCGAGGATGCTTGGAACTCGCGTCATCCAGAACGCGTTTCGTTGGCCTACTCTCCCACCAGTCAATGGCGGAACCGCGAGACGTTTGTCGAAGGACGTCCTCAGATCGTCGAATTCTTGAGAGGAAAGTGGGACCGAGAACAGCAATACCGTTTGGCCAAACAATTGTGGTCATTCACGGACAACCGAATCGCGGTTCGGTTTCAGTATGAGTACCACGATGAATCTGGAAACTGGTTTCGTGCTTACGGCAATGAAAACTGGGAATTTGATCACGATGGCTTGATGCGACGCCGAGAAGCCAGCATCAATGACTACGCGATCAAAGAATCGGACCGAAAGTTCCACTGGCCACTTGGTCCCCGCCCGGCGGACCATCCCGGCTTGGAAGAGTTTGTCAAATAG
- a CDS encoding carboxymuconolactone decarboxylase family protein, with product MTRISPIDPAKATGPAKALLNGVQSKLGMIPNMMSTMANSTAVLDAYLKFSSALAAGALSAKDREQIALAVGQANQCDYCLSAHTAIGKMVGLTTDQIHDARLAKSADAKSDAILKLAALLVEKRGLVSDDEVAAAKGAGLTDGEIAEVVANTALNLLTNYFNHVAETDIDFPVAEPIDAAASCGCHGDTCSAA from the coding sequence ATGACACGAATCAGCCCCATCGACCCTGCAAAGGCAACCGGCCCCGCCAAAGCACTGCTCAACGGCGTGCAGTCCAAACTGGGCATGATCCCGAACATGATGTCGACGATGGCCAACTCGACGGCTGTCTTGGACGCGTATTTGAAATTCAGTAGTGCGCTGGCCGCCGGAGCACTCTCGGCCAAGGATCGCGAGCAAATCGCGCTGGCGGTCGGGCAAGCCAATCAATGCGACTATTGCTTGAGCGCCCATACGGCGATCGGCAAGATGGTCGGGCTGACGACCGACCAGATCCATGACGCCCGATTGGCGAAGTCCGCCGACGCGAAATCCGATGCGATCTTAAAGCTCGCTGCTCTGCTGGTGGAAAAACGAGGCTTGGTCTCCGACGACGAAGTCGCCGCAGCGAAGGGCGCTGGATTGACCGATGGCGAGATCGCCGAAGTCGTGGCCAACACGGCGCTGAACCTGTTAACCAACTACTTCAATCACGTCGCGGAAACCGACATCGATTTCCCGGTGGCCGAGCCGATCGACGCCGCTGCATCCTGCGGCTGCCACGGCGATACGTGCAGCGCCGCGTGA
- a CDS encoding dihydroorotate dehydrogenase: MSIDLTTHYGGLSLRSPVVIGACPLTAQEQMRVAIDASGAGAVVLPSLFAEQVLLWNQKNGQALSSRDTQTLVRAQRFKVDSYCNDAETYLSIVRRARRQTTLPVIASLNGDNASHWLDYAGALQEAGASAIELNLRHPPPAEFSDAREIEDSLVNAVKIIHQSISIPLFLKLSREYTSLSHLAVRLLSGIQGLVLFGRSPEVDISLDTLQMSTDWCLTPSGKISHLLESVMRVHAFCPAMPIAACGGVSNATDVIKVLLAGADVAMVSSAVYREGPDIVRSMIDGLVVFMERHGIRSLPELQAIRPLEFNSEEERLDYMEALASRVPPSQKSAGQRKMCGDRWGHLQAEDTISANANH; encoded by the coding sequence ATGAGTATCGACTTGACAACCCATTATGGCGGATTGAGTTTGCGTTCGCCGGTGGTCATCGGCGCGTGCCCGTTGACGGCGCAAGAGCAGATGCGTGTTGCCATTGATGCGTCGGGGGCCGGAGCGGTGGTGTTGCCATCGTTGTTCGCAGAGCAAGTATTACTGTGGAACCAGAAAAACGGCCAAGCGTTGAGTTCACGTGATACTCAAACGCTCGTGCGAGCGCAACGATTCAAGGTCGATTCCTACTGCAACGATGCCGAAACCTATTTGTCGATCGTGCGGCGAGCACGCCGCCAGACCACGCTGCCGGTGATTGCCAGTCTAAATGGGGACAACGCGAGTCATTGGCTCGATTATGCCGGGGCGTTACAAGAGGCCGGAGCGAGTGCCATCGAGTTGAATTTGCGGCATCCGCCACCAGCAGAGTTTTCGGATGCACGCGAGATCGAGGATTCGCTAGTCAACGCGGTGAAGATCATTCATCAATCGATCTCGATTCCGTTGTTCTTGAAATTGAGTCGCGAATACACCAGTCTCAGCCATTTAGCGGTTCGCTTGTTGTCGGGGATCCAAGGCTTGGTTTTGTTCGGTCGTTCGCCCGAGGTGGATATCTCGCTCGATACGTTGCAGATGAGCACCGATTGGTGTTTGACGCCCAGTGGAAAAATATCGCATCTGCTTGAATCGGTGATGCGAGTGCATGCCTTTTGTCCGGCGATGCCGATCGCGGCGTGTGGTGGTGTCAGCAACGCGACCGATGTGATCAAGGTTCTGTTGGCCGGTGCCGATGTCGCCATGGTTTCGTCGGCGGTCTATCGCGAAGGACCCGATATCGTGCGTTCGATGATCGATGGCTTGGTCGTGTTTATGGAGCGCCACGGCATCCGGTCTCTGCCTGAATTGCAAGCGATTCGGCCGCTGGAATTCAACAGCGAAGAAGAACGTTTGGACTACATGGAAGCGTTGGCGTCACGCGTGCCTCCGTCGCAAAAAAGTGCGGGCCAACGCAAAATGTGCGGCGATCGCTGGGGGCACCTGCAAGCAGAGGACACCATTTCGGCCAATGCGAATCATTAG
- a CDS encoding GDSL-type esterase/lipase family protein, producing MNLPVESDAPSEQPSLGKPKTSLFGVFKTLVIAFVVVVSLLSFPSVLPWMVAFWLVWASVLLFRNRPGWLPLLTCFVILAVKLVPRTPAMIVLGCVMLIVIAIRIRYRHHRLYDRRFAGFCVAALWGCWGWMFYEFHAIANSSRTLVLDPARPVVCLGDSLTQGMIPDRGYPGALEAMIRVPVVNRGFSGIATSQGLGQMDRVLADHPQVVVIELGGHDFLKGHSRAATKANLLKMIQTCRDHDAEVILMEIPRGFIFDPFASLEREIAYEQDVQLVADTWLRQIVVMSPVAPPGMWMPGFQLSDDGIHSNPAGSKAIAVRVAEALQKMVGDDIRVKPTPKNR from the coding sequence ATGAACCTGCCCGTTGAATCCGATGCCCCGTCGGAACAGCCCTCTCTCGGCAAACCAAAGACTTCGCTCTTCGGGGTTTTCAAGACGCTAGTTATCGCCTTCGTGGTGGTGGTCTCGCTGTTGAGTTTCCCGAGTGTGCTGCCTTGGATGGTGGCGTTCTGGTTGGTTTGGGCTTCCGTCTTGCTCTTTAGAAATCGGCCAGGTTGGCTTCCGCTGTTGACCTGCTTCGTCATCTTGGCGGTCAAGCTGGTACCACGTACGCCTGCGATGATCGTGCTCGGGTGCGTGATGCTGATTGTGATTGCCATCCGGATTCGCTATCGACATCATCGTCTGTACGACCGACGGTTTGCTGGGTTTTGTGTCGCAGCATTGTGGGGGTGTTGGGGATGGATGTTTTATGAGTTCCACGCAATCGCCAATTCCAGTCGCACACTGGTACTGGACCCTGCTCGGCCCGTGGTCTGTCTGGGCGACAGTTTGACGCAAGGGATGATTCCCGATCGAGGATACCCGGGTGCTTTGGAAGCGATGATTCGCGTGCCGGTTGTGAATCGAGGCTTTTCGGGGATCGCGACGTCACAAGGACTCGGGCAAATGGACCGCGTGCTTGCCGATCATCCTCAGGTGGTCGTGATTGAACTCGGCGGCCACGATTTTTTGAAGGGACACTCGCGAGCGGCAACAAAGGCGAATCTGCTGAAAATGATCCAAACCTGTCGCGATCACGACGCGGAGGTGATTTTGATGGAAATCCCGCGAGGATTTATCTTCGATCCGTTTGCAAGTCTTGAGCGTGAGATCGCCTATGAACAGGATGTCCAGCTCGTGGCGGATACTTGGCTACGGCAAATCGTGGTGATGAGTCCCGTGGCACCGCCGGGGATGTGGATGCCCGGGTTCCAGTTGAGCGATGACGGGATTCATAGTAACCCGGCGGGCAGCAAGGCGATCGCCGTGCGAGTCGCCGAGGCACTGCAAAAAATGGTCGGCGATGACATTCGGGTTAAACCCACACCGAAAAACAGGTGA
- a CDS encoding Uma2 family endonuclease produces MVQSIHLNYTDVLSNRFVGQGFQPMSTGLHLTVEEYGRMVERGAFDHLNRKIELIRGEIRETNPAGPAHDDYIIYLTDWSAHSAPRDQIRVTVQTGLTISKLDSRPEPDLLWIRAGRYRDQHPAAADVKLAIEVSDSTLKSDLIEKAALYAEAKIVEYWIVDVQGRCVHVFREPKNGEYTDRTVAKPGEQLLPLQPCATALDIQDLFG; encoded by the coding sequence ATGGTACAATCAATCCACTTGAATTACACCGACGTTTTGTCAAACCGTTTTGTCGGCCAAGGGTTCCAACCAATGAGCACGGGTTTGCATTTAACCGTGGAAGAATACGGCCGCATGGTCGAGCGTGGAGCGTTTGATCACCTGAATCGCAAGATTGAGTTAATTCGCGGGGAGATACGCGAGACGAATCCGGCCGGACCTGCTCACGATGACTACATCATTTACTTGACCGACTGGTCTGCTCACAGTGCGCCAAGAGACCAGATCCGCGTAACGGTCCAAACCGGCTTGACGATCTCGAAGCTAGACAGCCGTCCTGAACCGGACCTGCTTTGGATTCGTGCCGGTCGCTATCGCGATCAACATCCAGCGGCGGCGGATGTGAAGCTAGCAATTGAAGTTTCCGACAGCACACTGAAGTCTGACTTGATCGAGAAGGCTGCACTTTATGCCGAAGCGAAGATCGTCGAGTACTGGATTGTGGACGTGCAAGGCCGCTGCGTGCATGTTTTCCGAGAACCTAAAAACGGTGAGTACACAGACCGCACCGTGGCCAAACCCGGCGAGCAACTTCTGCCACTCCAACCGTGTGCCACTGCACTGGACATCCAAGATTTGTTCGGCTGA
- a CDS encoding cation:proton antiporter, which translates to MDDISAITTVLLFVLTAGLIAGAVCKRIGVSMLVGYLVVGGVIGEDALGFVKQQTHELEALAELGALLLLFAVGIEFSLEELVRLSRYFLLGGVVQMTLVAIPLALICMAMGMNVNGALLAASAVALSSTVLVFKALAEWGQAASPSGRRAIGILLFQDVALVPLMLLIPLLTHHGEPPSLNAYALLGGKSLIFVISVGMVYHIVRRWIVPELAQLRSVELVVLFAVCVLGGVCWVAHYLGLPSAVGALAAGIVLSGNRLSKQIDTIVLPFRETFAAIFFVTLGTLLNPRQFFDEPFLITCGVLSILLIKGAAAAMALRLVGLRTKAAIGMGMGLAQMGEFSFLLLSEGLKQELLSPIAYNRLLLIALGTLIVTPQLIQFGLRWSGEDQYEHDDHDHHGLINDTSRHAVVIGIGLIGRQISSQLEMKGIDVRLIDFSPINLHLFAQQGFHTVAGDARDPQVLKRADADHCNLAVVSVPDDAAAKEIVAVLRALNTDSTILVRCRYQGNVAAMRRAGANGIVSEEGEASAALLRWCERFVQSKA; encoded by the coding sequence ATGGACGATATTTCTGCAATCACCACCGTTTTACTGTTCGTGCTGACCGCCGGCTTGATTGCGGGCGCCGTGTGCAAACGTATCGGTGTTTCGATGCTGGTCGGCTATTTGGTCGTCGGTGGAGTGATCGGCGAAGACGCGTTGGGGTTCGTAAAACAGCAAACCCATGAACTCGAAGCGTTGGCGGAACTCGGTGCTTTGCTACTATTGTTCGCGGTTGGGATCGAGTTTTCGCTCGAAGAACTGGTACGTCTAAGCCGCTACTTTTTGCTCGGCGGTGTCGTCCAAATGACCCTCGTCGCGATCCCGTTGGCGTTGATCTGCATGGCGATGGGGATGAACGTGAATGGGGCGTTGTTGGCCGCGTCCGCGGTCGCGCTGAGTTCGACCGTGTTGGTGTTCAAGGCGTTAGCCGAATGGGGCCAAGCGGCATCACCATCGGGCCGCCGTGCGATTGGAATTCTACTTTTCCAAGACGTTGCATTAGTGCCGCTAATGTTGCTGATCCCGCTGTTGACTCATCACGGCGAGCCACCTTCGCTGAATGCGTACGCGTTGCTCGGCGGAAAATCGCTGATTTTCGTGATCAGCGTCGGCATGGTCTATCACATCGTTCGCCGCTGGATTGTGCCGGAATTGGCCCAACTTCGCAGTGTGGAACTGGTTGTCCTGTTTGCCGTTTGTGTGCTGGGCGGTGTTTGCTGGGTTGCCCACTATTTGGGGTTACCCTCGGCGGTCGGTGCGTTAGCAGCGGGAATTGTGCTGAGCGGGAATCGGCTTAGCAAGCAAATTGACACCATCGTGTTACCGTTTCGCGAAACGTTTGCGGCGATCTTCTTTGTCACGCTCGGCACGCTTTTGAATCCGCGTCAATTCTTCGACGAACCGTTCCTGATCACCTGTGGCGTGCTGTCGATCCTGCTGATCAAAGGCGCGGCCGCGGCGATGGCGCTGCGTTTGGTGGGGCTGCGAACCAAGGCTGCGATCGGCATGGGAATGGGATTAGCCCAAATGGGCGAGTTTTCGTTCTTACTGCTTTCCGAAGGACTGAAACAGGAGCTGCTTAGTCCGATCGCGTACAACCGCTTGTTGTTGATCGCGTTGGGCACGTTGATCGTCACACCGCAATTGATCCAGTTCGGACTGCGCTGGTCGGGCGAAGATCAGTACGAACACGATGATCACGACCACCACGGTTTGATTAACGACACCAGCCGACATGCGGTGGTGATCGGCATCGGGCTGATTGGACGCCAGATTAGTTCGCAATTGGAGATGAAGGGGATCGATGTTCGCTTGATTGATTTCAGCCCCATCAATTTACATCTTTTTGCTCAACAAGGTTTCCATACCGTTGCTGGCGACGCTCGCGACCCGCAAGTCCTGAAACGGGCTGACGCAGACCACTGCAACTTGGCAGTCGTTAGCGTTCCCGATGACGCGGCCGCCAAAGAGATTGTCGCGGTGCTGAGGGCACTGAACACCGACTCGACGATCCTGGTCCGATGTCGCTATCAGGGCAACGTGGCCGCGATGCGGCGAGCCGGGGCAAATGGCATCGTCAGCGAAGAGGGCGAAGCGTCCGCAGCGCTACTGCGGTGGTGCGAACGTTTCGTGCAGTCCAAGGCCTGA
- a CDS encoding arylsulfatase, protein MTSNLRIALLSFGLFFSGTLAASATNVVFVMSDDQGYGDLACTGNPIIKTPNIDQLASESSGLSDYHVAPTCSPTRSALLTGHWTNRTGVWHTIMGRSMLRENEVTVGQMFSDAGYQTGMFGKWHLGDNYPYRPEDRGFTEVYRHGGGGIGQTPDVWDNAYFDGAYFHNGKIVPAEGFCTDVFFDQANAFISKCAKEKKPFFAYIATNAPHGPLHCPQKYMDMYQDQSDNIAAFYGMITNIDDNVGKTRKLIEELGIADDTIFVFTTDNGTASGAKIYNAGMRAGKGSPYDGGHRVPFFLHWPAGGIDKQHDVDELTHAVDIVPTLLEMTGVKKPENVKFDGVSIASLLDPAKDVDWPERFVISDSQRVRDPIKWRGSSVMSQKYRLINGKELYDITVDPGQKNNIAKDHPEVVATMREFYDKWWDELKPTFSQTTEIYLGHPNHPVVSMTAHDWIQKVYPPWHQGSIRAADRKHPKSDKLKHEGHWAVKVVRDGKYQISLRRWPGESGASINASLPAGENVPGAAEAFRTTPGSAIDATHAVLRIDDKDLDRKPVDAGAKEVSFVTELKKGSYRLAPVFEISEGELGAYYVVVKSLD, encoded by the coding sequence ATGACTTCTAATCTTCGAATTGCCTTGCTCAGCTTTGGGCTCTTTTTCTCGGGAACGCTTGCCGCCTCGGCTACCAACGTCGTGTTCGTGATGTCCGACGACCAAGGCTATGGCGATCTGGCGTGCACCGGTAACCCGATCATCAAGACGCCGAACATCGATCAGCTTGCGTCGGAAAGTTCGGGGCTGAGCGATTACCACGTCGCTCCGACCTGCTCCCCCACGCGTTCAGCGCTGTTGACAGGGCACTGGACCAACCGCACTGGGGTTTGGCACACGATCATGGGACGATCGATGCTGCGAGAAAACGAAGTCACGGTGGGCCAGATGTTCAGCGACGCCGGCTATCAAACCGGCATGTTCGGAAAATGGCACCTCGGCGACAACTATCCTTATCGTCCCGAAGATCGCGGATTCACCGAAGTCTATCGCCATGGCGGCGGTGGCATCGGGCAGACGCCGGACGTGTGGGACAACGCCTACTTTGACGGAGCCTATTTTCACAACGGCAAGATCGTTCCGGCCGAAGGCTTTTGCACCGACGTCTTCTTTGATCAGGCGAATGCGTTCATCAGCAAGTGTGCCAAAGAGAAGAAGCCCTTCTTTGCCTACATCGCTACGAACGCGCCTCACGGACCACTGCATTGTCCCCAAAAATACATGGACATGTATCAAGACCAGTCCGACAACATTGCCGCATTCTATGGCATGATCACCAATATCGATGACAATGTTGGCAAGACCCGCAAGTTGATCGAAGAGCTTGGGATCGCTGACGACACGATCTTTGTCTTCACCACCGACAATGGCACGGCCAGCGGGGCGAAGATCTATAACGCGGGGATGAGAGCCGGTAAGGGCAGTCCCTACGACGGCGGGCACCGCGTGCCGTTTTTCCTGCATTGGCCAGCCGGCGGGATCGACAAACAACATGACGTCGATGAGTTGACGCACGCCGTGGACATCGTTCCCACGCTGTTGGAAATGACGGGCGTCAAAAAGCCGGAAAATGTCAAGTTTGATGGCGTTTCCATTGCCTCGCTTCTCGATCCAGCCAAAGACGTCGATTGGCCTGAGCGTTTTGTGATCAGTGATTCGCAGCGAGTTCGCGACCCGATCAAATGGCGAGGTTCGTCAGTGATGTCGCAGAAGTATCGATTGATCAACGGCAAGGAACTCTATGACATCACCGTCGATCCAGGCCAGAAAAACAACATCGCCAAAGACCATCCCGAAGTCGTCGCGACGATGCGAGAGTTCTACGACAAGTGGTGGGATGAATTGAAACCCACGTTCTCTCAAACCACCGAGATCTACCTCGGGCACCCCAATCACCCCGTGGTCAGTATGACCGCTCACGATTGGATTCAAAAAGTCTATCCACCGTGGCATCAAGGTTCGATCCGCGCGGCGGACCGCAAACACCCGAAATCCGACAAGCTCAAGCACGAGGGACACTGGGCGGTGAAGGTGGTTCGTGACGGCAAGTACCAGATCTCGTTGCGGCGTTGGCCTGGTGAGTCGGGAGCATCGATCAACGCGTCGCTACCCGCAGGAGAAAATGTTCCGGGCGCCGCAGAGGCATTTCGCACCACGCCGGGCAGCGCCATCGATGCTACCCACGCGGTCCTGCGTATCGACGACAAGGATCTCGATCGCAAGCCAGTCGATGCGGGTGCCAAGGAAGTCAGCTTCGTTACCGAACTGAAAAAGGGATCGTATCGGTTGGCCCCGGTCTTCGAGATCAGCGAAGGCGAACTCGGCGCCTACTACGTCGTCGTCAAAAGCCTTGATTGA
- a CDS encoding sigma-54-dependent Fis family transcriptional regulator translates to MLEEKTPLIDQPKTLLLELAQRLQVDDALNLIVDRIAASPAVALARIWLIRPGAGCETCPLRQECPDQTRCLHLVASAGASVVDPQRKFSRTDGAFRRFPIGVRKVGRIAATGEPLEVGNLLGQPDWLVHPEWARAEGIRGFGGQPLVYRGEVLGVLAVFSRTTINDEDLDWLRTIANHAAASIANASAWEEIESLRRRLEMENDYLQEEVRTRNAFGDMVGKSAALQKVAEQIELVAPTDSTVLITGESGTGKELVAREIHRRSSRSERPLIKVNCAAIPRELYDSEFFGHTKGSFTGAVRDRVGRFELADAGTLFLDEIGEIPLDLQSKLLRVLQEGELERIGEEQTRRVNVRIIAATNRDLKNESDEGRFRSDLYYRLSVFPIELPPLSQRKEDIPLLAEHLLAQLARKLGRPVPRLTKANVHDLQRYDWPGNIREFQHVLERAMITSQAGRLRFQLDPVQAVNRKSTTEQAGIVASLDDERVMTAAELRQWEAANIRRALAQSNGKVSGVGGAAERLGMKPTTLASRIKSLGIH, encoded by the coding sequence ATGCTCGAAGAAAAGACGCCTCTGATCGATCAGCCCAAAACGCTGCTGTTAGAGTTGGCTCAGCGGCTGCAGGTGGACGATGCGCTAAACTTGATTGTTGATCGCATTGCGGCATCGCCAGCGGTGGCATTGGCGAGGATTTGGCTGATTCGCCCTGGCGCCGGTTGTGAGACCTGTCCGTTGCGTCAGGAGTGTCCCGATCAAACCCGCTGTCTGCACTTGGTAGCCAGCGCCGGTGCCTCGGTAGTGGATCCTCAGCGAAAGTTCTCGCGAACCGACGGTGCGTTTCGGCGTTTTCCGATCGGCGTTCGCAAAGTAGGCCGGATCGCAGCGACCGGCGAACCACTAGAGGTCGGCAATCTTTTAGGCCAACCCGATTGGTTGGTTCATCCGGAATGGGCTAGAGCAGAGGGGATTCGAGGTTTCGGCGGCCAACCGCTGGTCTACCGCGGGGAAGTCCTCGGCGTGCTGGCGGTATTCAGCCGAACCACCATCAATGACGAAGACCTGGATTGGCTGCGTACGATCGCCAATCACGCGGCCGCTTCGATTGCCAATGCGTCGGCATGGGAGGAGATCGAGTCGCTTCGTCGCCGATTGGAAATGGAGAACGACTATTTGCAAGAGGAGGTACGGACGAGAAACGCGTTCGGAGACATGGTGGGCAAAAGTGCGGCGCTGCAAAAGGTTGCCGAGCAAATCGAGTTGGTTGCTCCGACCGATTCAACCGTTCTGATCACCGGTGAAAGTGGGACCGGCAAAGAACTGGTAGCCCGCGAGATTCATCGGCGTTCCTCACGCAGCGAACGGCCGCTTATCAAGGTCAACTGCGCCGCGATCCCTCGCGAGTTGTACGACAGTGAGTTCTTTGGTCACACCAAAGGAAGTTTCACGGGCGCCGTGCGTGATCGAGTCGGCCGTTTCGAATTGGCCGATGCAGGTACGCTGTTCCTCGATGAGATTGGCGAGATACCGCTTGATCTGCAAAGCAAGTTATTGCGAGTGTTGCAGGAAGGTGAACTAGAGCGAATTGGTGAAGAGCAAACACGCCGCGTGAATGTTCGCATCATCGCCGCGACGAATCGAGATTTGAAAAACGAAAGCGATGAAGGCCGGTTCCGCAGTGATCTGTACTATCGACTGAGCGTGTTTCCGATCGAGTTGCCGCCGCTGAGTCAACGCAAAGAGGACATTCCCTTGTTGGCCGAGCATCTGCTCGCACAGCTTGCACGAAAGCTCGGCCGCCCCGTTCCTCGCTTGACCAAGGCGAATGTCCATGATCTGCAGCGTTATGATTGGCCTGGCAATATTCGTGAATTCCAGCATGTTCTCGAGCGAGCCATGATCACATCCCAGGCTGGACGTTTGCGATTCCAGCTCGATCCGGTGCAAGCGGTGAACCGCAAATCAACCACCGAGCAGGCGGGGATCGTCGCGTCACTTGACGACGAGCGTGTCATGACGGCCGCGGAACTACGTCAGTGGGAAGCCGCCAATATTCGCCGCGCGCTAGCGCAATCTAACGGAAAAGTATCAGGAGTCGGTGGAGCCGCCGAGCGGCTTGGGATGAAACCCACGACGCTCGCGTCACGGATCAAGAGTTTAGGGATTCACTGA